CAAGGTGGACGAAATTGCTTGGAATGGAACTGGTTACGGCGCGAACAGCGTTTACACGGATCCGTTGTTTATCAGCGGCACTGACTTGCATATCCAAGTCGCGAGCGATTCGCCAGTATCGAATGCCGGTGTCGATCTTAGCGCAACCGTTGCCGACGACATCGACGGTGATGTTCGTACGATCACGCCGGATCTGGGTGCGGATGAAGGTGAATTCAGTGTCGTACTTCCAGTTGAATTATCTTCTTTCCTTGCTACTGCCACGGCAGAAGGTATTGAGCTACGCTGGCGAACCGAAACCGAAACCGATAACGACCACTTCGTCCTTGACCGCTGGGTTGATGGCAACGAAGAAGATATTCAAACGGTTTCGATTTCAAGCTTGAGCCGGAATGGAAACAGCAGTGTCGCATTGAATTACTTCTACCGCGATACTCGCAACTTACTTCCCGGCAACATCTACCATTACCGTTTATCGGATGTCAGCCTTTCCGGTGACCGTCGATTGTTGCAGGTGATTACTGTCAACAATTCCGCCACCGAAATCGTTGTCCCCCGTGGGTTTGGTTTAGTGGAAGCGTTCCCGAATCCATTCAATCCGACTTCGACGATAAAAGTGCAGTTGCGTAATCCCGGTTTAGCCACGGTAGCTGTCTACAATGCCGCTGGTCAATTGGTACAAGAACTGTATCAAGGCAAAATGGGTATCCAACCCATGAGCTTCCAGTTCGACGCCAGCAGCCTTGCTACCGGCGTATATCTGGTACGGGTGACCAGCAGCGATTTCTCCACCCAGAAGAAAATTGTCTTAATGCGATAGTTTTCGCCTTATGTGCAATCGGGAAAGGAGCGCAGCAATGCGCTCCTTTTTCATTATCTGCATTCTTGGACTTACCTCGTAATCCATGTGGAATTCTGATCGTACCGAGTGTGTCTTTCCTCTCTCACCAACTATATTACGGCATGTCGAATATCGCCTGGGATGCACTGCATCCAAATGTCCGCAAACTGTTCCAATGTCAATCGCGCCCTGTGCTTGCGCTCGCGCCAATGGAGGATGTTACAATCCTCCCGTTCCGACGCATCATGAAGCGGAACGGCGCTGATCTGGTGTATACGGAGTTCATCGCCGCCGCCGGATTGGTGCGTGAAATTGCCTCCTGTATCAAGAAACTCGAGTATGAAGAATCCGAGCGACCACTCACCGTTCAAATATACGGCTCCAATCCCGATGAAATGGCGCGGGCGGCTAAGATGGTCGAACGCTTAGTACAGCCGGAATTCATCGATATCAATCTCGGTTGCCCGGTGAAGAAAATTGCCGGGCGTGGTGATGGCGCCGGTCTCTTGAAACCCGACAGTTACAATTCTCAGATTCATACTGGAGCCCCCACTGACCTCCCACCCAAAAACCTCGAAGCGGTCGTCTGCTCTGTGGTGGATGCAGTATCGACCCCAGTTACAGTGAAAATGCGGCTCGGTTGGGATGAGCGCACGATCTATGTGGTTGAATCAATGCCGTGGTTTAAGTCGTGGGGTGTGCAATTCATTGCACTTCATGCACGTACCCGCGCACAAGCCTACACCGGAAAAGCCAATTGGGACTATGTGAAATTGGCTAAAGCGGCAAGCGAGCTTCCCATCATCGGAAATGGTGATTTAGTGTCGGCTGAGTTGATTAAACAACGGTGGGAAGAAACCGGTTGCGATGGATTGATGATTGGTCGAGGGGCGATAACGCAACCGTGGCTGTTCCGTGACGCTGTGGCGTTGTTGGAAGGGAAGCCGTTACCGCCAGCGCCGACATTGCGCGAACGGGTGGAGCAGTACATTGGAATGATTGTCGAATCGATTCCAATGAAAGGGGAGTTCAAAGCTGTTATCGAAATGCGGAAGTACCTCCCCGGCTTCTTGAGTGGAGCGTACAACGCCGCCCATGTTCGCCGTGAGATTGTCCAGATGAATACTCTATCCGAAGTGGAAACGAGATTATTTGCCTACGTTACAGAACGGGAAACTGATCAAGAACATCAATTTCAGGCGCACCTCGCCCGCGAAATTGATGCTGAGTTTCAGCAGAAATTCTTCACGTCCCATTGCAGTGGGTAGCCGATTTATTGCATTGTTTGGTGATTTTTCGCAACGTAATTTGCAAATAACTTTATGTAAATTATTAAATTACAATGCTACTATCTATTGTGATATGCGTAAACACATACAAAGAATCACTGAGCTACGGTAAAAAAAACAATTAGGAAGGCGCTCTCGAATTTCGCTTGCCCGAGATTTGACAACTGCCAAAACTGATTACAATCGATTTAGAATCGATTCAGTTTGAAAACATTACCGGCTGCGTCATAAATTTAATGTAATATTAAAATGATCTACTAATTAAAAACTCCGCCCAACTTCGAAGCAGTGACCGGTACTGGGTGTCTGGTAGCGCATTGAGCAACGGCAGAGCTTCCTTGATATAACCATTCGCCAAATCGAGGGTATATTGCACGCCGCCCGAGGCGATGAGCCACTCCGTGACCGCTTGAACATCTTCCGGGGTCGCTTGACTATTGCCGAGTACGCGATCCATCCGGTTCCGTTGCTCGAATGATGCTCGATGATAGGCATAGCTCGCAATCGTCGTCCGCTTCCCTTCCCGTAAATCGCTGCCGACCGGCTTCCCAAGTTTTTTCTCATCACCTGTGATGCCAAGAATATCGTCCTGCAATTGGAAGGCGATGCCACACAACGAAGAAAAGCGTCCGAGTGCATTGACAGACGGATGATCCGGCTCATGCTTCCCAAGACCAATCAAGGCGCCGGCTTGGGCACAGAATTCGTATAACACGCCGGTTTTCCGCCACAACATATCAACGATTTGCTTTTCATCGACCTTTTCGATGGGGAGGTGAGAGAATTGGACATCGAGGACTTCCCCCTCGACCAGAGTATTCAACACCCTTGTATCGAGCAGGTTGATGAGATGCAACGTGGTAAGTGGGTCGACCCCGTTTCGGGTCGTCAACTCGGTCATCATCGAGATGCCCCAGCCATGTTGCACATCGCCGGCGAGGATTGCAATCGATACGCCATAGTGCGCCGCTTCGTTACTCGAGAGCGGGTACTGCGGACGCATATTCATGCTTTTGCGGAATCGCTCGTGTACGGTATCTTCGCCACGGCGCGTCCCGTCGCGGTCGATAATATCGTCGTGAACAAGCGTCCACGTGTGGAATACTTCGACGGCGGAGGCTGCCGGGATTGCGAGTTTTTCATCGCCGCCAACCGCGCCACAGGAAAAGAGAAGAATTGCCGGACGCAGCCGTTTTCCGCCATAGCGGATATACGCGGCGACCCCCTCGCGGATATCGTCGGGCGCGAATCGCGAAAGAAAGCGATCCTGTAGTAAGAAATCTTGAATCCATCCGACCCGCTCATCGAGTGCGGCGAAAAAATTCTGTTCGTTGGTTAGGGAAGTTTGTGTCATAATGCGGGTAAATTAACACAATTTCTTCGAGAAAGTAAACAGGAATGGTCGTAACGCATTTCTGAGATTTGGTTCGGGATCGTGTTGAGTATGTAGAAATATCGCATCGATAATAGATTAAAAGAGGGATGGGGAGTGTTCGCTATGAAACACCCCCCGTCCTATTCGATTACTGTATATGGGACAAATACTCTTGTAAACAATCTAAGTGCGAGTGCGCGCCTTCGATTGCGTGGAATTGTGTCACCACTTCGTCGCGCTTTTCAATGGTTGTGAACACCGAGTGCATCGTCAATTTGGTATCGGCGCCGTGATCCTCCAACGTCATCGTAACAATGAAATCGACATCCGCTTCCTCGTCGCAATTGTGTGAGTAGACCAATCGCTCATTCATAACGACTTCCCGGTACGCAACATAATTTTCGTAGGTTTCGCCGGCTGGACCATACATAACAAACCGCCACACTCCACCGGGTCGAACGGTCATGTTCCGATTGGTTACGGTATAACCTTTCGGACCCCACCAATTCACGACATGATTCGGATCGGTCCATGCCCGATAGACTAATTCCCGTGGCGCTTTCAGAATTCGCGTCACGATGATGCTGCGGGCGGCAAACTCCGCTTCTGTCTCATCGCTGCGTTTTGCAAATTCGCCGGGGTCTCTCACTGATTTCCGCTCGGTTTTCATGCTGGCGTTCGCCAATTCTTCGGCACATTCCGCAAAGTGCAGCATCAGGGTCGACCAACCTTCGCGTTGTTGCTCCTCACTATGGGTTGCTTCCAACATCAGTATCAACGTGAGTCTTGTTTTTCCCGCAATCTCCTCAAAGGCAGTAACAAGCGCTCTGCCATCGGCAAGCACATAGTAAAGAAGCGCTGGTTCCCGGATGTCGTGATAGACCCCTTCATATACAAAACTATGGGCATTCTCCGGTGACGCCATGCCAATGCGAAACGTGCCGCCGGGACGAACATCGGTTTCCGCAAACGGCACCGTCCAGCCATCGGTAGCGTAATGCCATTTCACGATGTGCTTCGGATCGGTAAATACTTGATACACCAACTCCCGCGGTGCATCGATGTCCCGGGAGATGACAATCACACGATTGTCTACTCCCGACGGTTGTGGTTGATTTGCTTCCAAGTTTCCCCCCAAAAATATCCTGATTACGTGATACGACCGGAATCGCGAAGAAAATCGCGCAGGATACTGTTGCGCGACGTACTCATTTAAGCTCGTTCGTCTGTAATGATTTTAGATATTCCTCAAGCCGGTCCAGTCGTTGTTC
This region of bacterium genomic DNA includes:
- a CDS encoding tRNA-dihydrouridine synthase; translation: MSNIAWDALHPNVRKLFQCQSRPVLALAPMEDVTILPFRRIMKRNGADLVYTEFIAAAGLVREIASCIKKLEYEESERPLTVQIYGSNPDEMARAAKMVERLVQPEFIDINLGCPVKKIAGRGDGAGLLKPDSYNSQIHTGAPTDLPPKNLEAVVCSVVDAVSTPVTVKMRLGWDERTIYVVESMPWFKSWGVQFIALHARTRAQAYTGKANWDYVKLAKAASELPIIGNGDLVSAELIKQRWEETGCDGLMIGRGAITQPWLFRDAVALLEGKPLPPAPTLRERVEQYIGMIVESIPMKGEFKAVIEMRKYLPGFLSGAYNAAHVRREIVQMNTLSEVETRLFAYVTERETDQEHQFQAHLAREIDAEFQQKFFTSHCSG
- a CDS encoding SRPBCC domain-containing protein: MEANQPQPSGVDNRVIVISRDIDAPRELVYQVFTDPKHIVKWHYATDGWTVPFAETDVRPGGTFRIGMASPENAHSFVYEGVYHDIREPALLYYVLADGRALVTAFEEIAGKTRLTLILMLEATHSEEQQREGWSTLMLHFAECAEELANASMKTERKSVRDPGEFAKRSDETEAEFAARSIIVTRILKAPRELVYRAWTDPNHVVNWWGPKGYTVTNRNMTVRPGGVWRFVMYGPAGETYENYVAYREVVMNERLVYSHNCDEEADVDFIVTMTLEDHGADTKLTMHSVFTTIEKRDEVVTQFHAIEGAHSHLDCLQEYLSHIQ
- a CDS encoding polyprenyl synthetase family protein codes for the protein MTQTSLTNEQNFFAALDERVGWIQDFLLQDRFLSRFAPDDIREGVAAYIRYGGKRLRPAILLFSCGAVGGDEKLAIPAASAVEVFHTWTLVHDDIIDRDGTRRGEDTVHERFRKSMNMRPQYPLSSNEAAHYGVSIAILAGDVQHGWGISMMTELTTRNGVDPLTTLHLINLLDTRVLNTLVEGEVLDVQFSHLPIEKVDEKQIVDMLWRKTGVLYEFCAQAGALIGLGKHEPDHPSVNALGRFSSLCGIAFQLQDDILGITGDEKKLGKPVGSDLREGKRTTIASYAYHRASFEQRNRMDRVLGNSQATPEDVQAVTEWLIASGGVQYTLDLANGYIKEALPLLNALPDTQYRSLLRSWAEFLISRSF